A stretch of DNA from Cryptomeria japonica chromosome 4, Sugi_1.0, whole genome shotgun sequence:
attttcatcctcctcaACATTTGACTAAGAAAGTTTTCACTCTAGAGATTCATTGAATAAGAAATTGAGGGATCTAACTCTAAAGATTGATGAAGATAGCTAGGATTTTGATCTCGAGGGATCTTTTTGTTTCTTGAATGAAGTTCATTAGAACATTCACATTTCTAGCTCATGAGCCTCAAAATGGCAATTGAATAATATAATGAGTTGAATGAGAACTGAGACAATACATAAATTAAACAGCAATTGACCAAAGAAacacaaaaatagatgaaaaaaccACTGAGCTGGTTCAAATTTTACACCAAGGTGTGCAGCTACAACCTAAAGAACCCAACCCACAACATAAGCAAGGACTGAAGGAAAATGTTGGAAAAGGAGTGGTGGTCCTACAAGAAGATCCAAGCATATAGGCACAACCAAGTTGAGAGTGGTTATCAAACCAATAGCTTCTATAAATTACACAAGGATTACCAATTTGAAGAGTTGTACAATATTGAGAAGACACATGTAGAAGCAAACTCAAAGGAGGAAAAATACTAAGTGACAATTACCCGAAACTACAATCAAACCAATCTAGATTCTCCTCTTGGGTCTGTTAAGAAAGGTCTCCTCTCAAATCCCCCAAGAAAGATAAAGACTACATTACAAGAGGCCTAGAGGTGAATGTTTCCCCAATATTGGACAACTCAACCCTCATGGTCAAGGAATTGAGGTCCACTTGACCCACTTTAAAAAACCTCCACATACCAAGAACAAGTGCCCACCCCCCTCCCCCAACCTCCTTGAATTTTTTTTCCCTCAAAGCAAGTGTAAAGCTCGATAGAAAACTTTTGGAATCTTTTCAACTATTTCTTGAGACTGTTCTTCTCTAGGTGGATTGAAAATTTATAATCGTATGTTGTTGAAGACATCACTTGATTGCAAACTTGCAAGACATAAAAGCTATCCAAAACAATTACACTTGGTCCAATTAACAAGTGAGGGTGTAGTATATTGTTGAGAAGCTTGATAGATTTATGGCGTATGAAGATCTTCTCAATGTTCTCATCATGTTTcctactgtaatgtccccatttttcctaGCCTTTTATGAAGATTTAGCCTTTTCGCTAAATGGAGGAAtaaagagaaattaattaaattaatttcttatatagtcattaaaataaattaaaaaaaaaagtgactttatttttaattaatttaattaaatagtgactaaaataaaatattaagtcATAAAGtcactaaaataaaataatattattttattgcaaatagaatcttctagaagcttaTGGATGTGGAGATGAAAAAGTATAAAGAGAGATCAAGAGGAAGCTTCAAGGCAGATTGGAGATTGGATATTTGGATTTTGGAGTTGATGAATTGACTGATGCTTTGCATTAGTTGGATCTCTGAGGACGCAAACCTTCAGCAGATCGATAGAAGGGCTGgacgaaaccctagttcttcatcTTGGGAGTGGATTTGTGACGGAATCTACATCAGTGCCTACATTGTGAAGTCTTCTTTGAAGACAAACTTGCAGCTGAGAGAGGAAGACATTGCAGTCTTTCTTATTTGTGCTTATTTAGGATTTCATAATATTTTCAGATTTTCAGATTAGTGCCCATTGAATGTCGATTTTGATTGGAGGAGTGTGGCAATCTCATTGGAGAACATTTGGAAGTGAATTTGGGCGTTTGCTGATTGAATTACAGGCCTGAAACAAAATCGTATTCCCTGCTCCAAAACCCACGATTTGGGTTATGTTTCATCACCAAGGCATTAAATCTTCCTCAAGAGGTCAGCAGAAATATTGGTGAAGAGGGTGATTCCTTTGAAGGGATTCTGAAGGTGTATTTATGGTGAAATCAGTGTCTCATCAGGTCTGAAGACAAATCGTACCAGACCCTTATTACCTGCAAATGTATTCTTAAGATATCATTTAGGCATCGAACCTCATCTTGGGAGATAGTGCTAAATATTGGAGAAGGAGTCGATCATTTTCAGAGGTTTTTGGCAAGTGCTTGGAAGCTGATCACAATATATTTCCAGATCTCCATTGTTGCAGCAGGGGCAGGTCTGAGACTAGTTCGATTTTTGTAGATTGAAGGTGTCTTAATGCATGATACTGTTTGCTTCTTCAATTACCAAGGAAGGCGATTGTAACCAGGTTTATTTGTCAACATTTCATATACTTATTTCATTACATTGTAGTGCTTATGGCTGTCAAGAGTCTTCAGAATTTCTGAATGATAATAGGTTGAGTTTGGGTCATGATATTGTCATTGTAAGGATCCATTGATCATCATTTTAAATTAAAAAGGGAGAACAAGTTTGCTTTTCTATTACATGAATTATCTGAGGTTACTTGCCAACTGTTTGTCATAATGTCAGCTGCCTGTAAGTGCATGATTATGTGTCTAGTTGGGTGAAGAACACTATAAATCTGTTGTGTATGCATTCTTGGCTATCATACTTTCACTTGCAGTCATTTGTAGTTGTACATTTATGAGAAATATGTGATGATTCACCTTTAATACCAATCTGAAAGTTCTAAGTCAGCTAACAGCATAACACGCAAACCTCTGAAACCGCATAACACGCAGTCTTGGCAGCAAATATTCCTTGTTTCTCAGTCATACTAGGACAGGGGATATTACACCTACTCTCAATAGTCTCCGAATTCGAAATTCCATCTTTGACCACAACCCAGTTATCCTCAATTTTAGAGATCAACAATAGAAAGGTTCTATCCCTTCCAAATACAATGCTACACAATTTCCTCATGAGGGTTTCAATTTCTTCCTTGAAGATAGTTGGAACACTTAGATGCCCCTCTATAGCGCAACTCCTTTGGAAAATTCACCATCTAAAGCAAGCTATCAAGGTTTGGATTGAGTAAGTTTCCTCTTGTGACACTTCCAATCAGTTTCTTCTACAAACTTTGGAGCAAATTGAAACTATTTTTGAAGAATATGCCCCTTCTCTCAAGTTGTTTGATGAAAGGGAGATCTCTTTCCAAAAATGAATGATATCTCTCACTTGGAAGAACATAAGTAGAGACTCAAATCAAGAAGCTCTGGCCCAAAGGAGACTCTAATACTAAATATCTCACTTGAAGTTCCATTAAAGGTACAACCAAAACATGATCAAAAAATTAAACTTCTAACAACTCTTCTACTAACACGTTGAAAATCCATATGAAGCTAAAGCTAGTAATATTCTGGCTCGAGATTCCCTTCTATATTTCACCCCCCAATTCTCAAAGAAGACTCCAAGGACATTCTTTGCCAACCTATTTCCACGGCTGAGCTTCAAGAGGTGGTCTCCAAACTGCCAAAAGATAAATCTCCTGATCTTCATGGTTCCACTTCCACCAACAACTTCTATCAGCAATTTTTTGCTCTTATCAACCAAGGTCTACTTCTTGCGGTTGGAGACATTCAAAAGAGAGGTATAATGTTATATTCTATTAATTCCATCTTCCTTGCTTTAattcctaaagataaaaatgttgtgATTTCTGACCAATGTTCCACAAGGTCTTGGGACAAGGGGGCAAGGGGACCATGAGCCAAGATTTGAGGACGGATATATAGtacttaaatattaaaaatatacaataaataacatatgaaATTTTGAAATACTTGACAATATTTGATATTGCATTGAATTTACAATGAAAATGCGAACATCCATATGTTTATATtatattcaaattttcaaaatgattACATTCAAAAATACAATTGGCCAATGGTCCAATGCCTTAAATCATCACTCATCTCCAAAGTCCACACCGAACTCCTCATCACTCGAATTGCTAGACTCCTCAAGCTGAAGATCCTCCAAAGCAATACCAACCAAACCATGTTTGTCCTACATTTTCATCAACCTATGTTAGCTCCTCTAGCTCTACTTCCCATTGGACTGCTAGACTCTCCTTGTACATGAGCATGTAGTGGCCAATGAGACACAAAGAACCATGTCTAGCTCGATGATTCTCCACTCTCCTAGAGGTGAGTCGGTTCCTCTTAACAAAGTGGATGAAACTATAAGTAGACCAATTCCTCTCAACTGCAAAAGAACTAGAAACCTAGGACAACAGACAAATGACTAGTGTGGTAACCAAAAAACTAGGCCCATGCATAGTCCACCATAAAATTGAATCCACCTTTGTCATGGTCTTCCTATCTATCTTGGCCTCTTCTAAACGTCCACTAAGAGTGGCAACTTTTGTCCACTTAGTACGAATGATGTTGGCATATGTAGAATCATACATCTTTTGATTGCCTTCATGAACCCTACCTTCAAGTTGCACAAAGCACAAAGGCAGAGGATACACGAAAATATAAATCCTTGTTCTTCAACCTTCATCAAACAAGGATTCCACTTTTGTTTTTCTTACTTCAGATCGTATGAAGCACAAAAGCAAACGATACAGAAAAGACAAAATGCTATTTTGACTTGTgaagtaatttttaatttttaatttctaatctAATCATGTACGAAGCCTACCTTGGAAAAACCTGAAACGTAACCTTCTGTAttcaacaaaaaactaaaaaatggaTCTCAACCAAAACATTTCCAGTGAAAGCAGAAAATGCTACCTGCTTGTCGCTCTAAAGATCCACCTTGCGATCCAAAGCCTTTAACATCAGAGACAGTCACACCGCGAATCCCTATTTTCAAGAGACCCTGCAGTCTCGATTACATAGATTAGGGATATGTTAATGCACGAACTACAGTGTATCCTATGTACGCAAAGAAGATTTTACTACATGACAATATTCATAAACACGCTTTGCAattaattgaaagaagaaaatttcTCCAATGGCCATAAACACAACTCCAAATCTCACCGAAGTAACTTGAGAGATGCGCCATGGTCTTCAAAGAATCCCAAAGGTAAAAGCAAAGCATGCAACCAAATATTTTTGATTCAGCATTTATTCCTCAAGATAAAATGTCTACTTCTAGCTATTGGTTGAAGTAAGGTAAATTCCAGCGCTAGAGACCGCCATGACTAGCTTACATTTTTCCAAGCAGATAGTAATGATATATCTACTATGCAATAAGGAATAAGGAATGTAAACGTGAAGAATGTTGCACGTAAGTACCTCAGAATTGCTTCTACTTTGTAAAAGTCGGCTTGTGGAACATAAGCTGCCAAAGCAACAGACGATAGAATATCATCTAACATTCTGAGCTCATAGAGtagtcaaaaaattaaaaaagactCTAAATTATTCTTTATATTTAACCCCAGCTTTCATAAATTCCATAAAATCCAGATGGAAAAACTTGAGTTACTATTTTCCCCAAATGATCAATTTTTCTATCAAATTTTCAAAAACAGATTTCCTAATTCATAAATTTTCCCAAATCGtttttttttcaatcaaattttcaaaaacagATGTTCTAATTGATAAATTTCCCCAAAACAAAGATTCAGTTTGAACCGCAAATCTATGCGTTGCCTGGAATACTTAATTGAAGACCATGGCGCATTTCTGCCCTAGAAGCATTTACATACAGTGGGAGTATAGAATTATGATGAAATTATACTTAATTGATTGCtgttgctgctgctgctgctgctgctgctgttgGGTTCATTTGCGTTAGTATTAGCATTCAGTGCCCTTATCTGAAGTTTGGTTTTAGCGTGAATTGTCATCCTCCGCGTCACCCACTTTGCACCAGCTTTCCTTTCTCTTCCCCACTGTATACATTTTGCTACTGCTGGTGATGGAGGAAGCAATGCATGAAATGTTGAATGAGATCTCTGAATATACACAGGAAATCCCATTAAATTATCTTCCCTGTCTAATAGGAACACTGCCTTACGAGCATGCTCCAGCCGCAGAACACCTTCCAAGAGACAACACGTTATTTGAACATGGTTGGAACTCGGTAGAACTAGAACTCAATGAATGGTCTGACACGTTTCGTGGAACACCCAGAAGCCAAAGAAAATATTTACCTCTCAAAAGGTGTATTTATTAGGAGAGGGTTCAATAGTTATAATATTCAGTTTCGTCACATATTTATAGCAGGGGAagagtttgttgtgagggttgttgataccttttgttctaaaaattgaacaaataaaacttattgtttgaaacataaaatatcattttttgttaggaaatgtatcaatagtccttaggaaatgtaccaatagttgttagaagaagaagaagaagaaagaaagaattttaacgTCCACGAGGCTAAGAATAGCCTATGGGACAATCTGATCAAGCTGAATCAGTTTTTTAAGGTCTGATCTCTACTTATTCAGGCTGATGATGAGAGCACCCATCTTCACGATATGCTCCTCGCTGAACAGGTTATACCATGTGCTGGCAGTTAGGAAATTGGCAAACTTCTCCCGGCTGACTTTAAGTGCTTCACActccaagataaaatgtttttcagtttccaCACTCCCGCTGACGCAAAACGGGCAAACTCTTTCTTCCCAAAtctcttttggccttttccacCGCCCAGTCTCACACCGAAGTTGGTGAGAGTTGGTTCTAAGTTGTGCGATTAGAATTTTAGCCTTCCATCATATATTAGCCCCTATATAGACTTTTTGAAGATGATCATAATTGGGGTTGAACTCATTAATATAGTATTGTTTCTTCCTTCCTAACCCAATACTCCAATTTTTCTTATAAAACTTTTCCATAACGAAGACCTTTATCTCCTTGTTGTTTGTGGGGCATGAGTTCAAATAAATATCCCATTTTTTCAaccatttgatgttttgtttcatccacGTCTTCTTCCTTTTGCACAAAGTGTCGTTGACAACAACCTTAGGCCATCTATCTTCTCCCATTTGCTCGGTTCTTTTTAAATAGCTAATTAGACACACCATAGCAGCTGCCTCAATAGGGGCAGCACCCGTTTCACTTAACATGATATCATATGGGACCGtgcttttaattttgaacttgcttgtgatCAAACGTTTATGAATTCTCTCAATTTGCTTCAATTGAGAATCTAAGGTACTACTGGCCCAAACTTCACAACCATATAGAATAACCAGCAACACCAAAAGCCtaaaaagtgtttggatggttttCCAATCTCAAAGCTCAGCCTCTCTACATCTATTTTGAAGTGCATAGAGTGCCTTCTAGCCGCCTAGAGTTCTCTTCTTCCTGCAACCTTCCCAACTAAGACTCTTGTTGAAATCAATTCCAAGGTATTTGTAATCTGCAACTTCTTCAAGAATGCTACCTTCAAAGTAAAACTTATGTTGCTCTtgtttccttctacttgagaaaaccaTGATTTTCGTCTTGCTGATATTAACTTGAATTCCCACAATATTGCAAAAGTGCTCAAGGGCAAATAAGTGCTCTTGCAAACCAAGGGCGGAATTAGCAAGCAAAatgaggtcatcaacataaaggaGCAGCTTTATCACAAATTCACCCAATTGAATACCATCACCATTTTGCATGTTTAACCATTCTTCAAGTTTGTCAATGTATAAGCCAAACAAGGTAGGGGAAAGAGGACACCCTTGTTTGACACCAATATCACTCCTAAAACTAGTTGAGATGCCATCAGGAGTTCTGATTTTCACTTTAACCTCCTCATAAAGCCTATGAATAGTAGCCCTAAGATGAGCTGGGATACCAAGCTCTTCCATTCTGTGCCACAGTTTGTCGCGTGGGACTGTGTCAAAagcttttttgaaatcaacaaagcaacagaagacatcttcctttttctcctaGGTTTTTTCAATGATGTGTCTCAAAGTAATACCATGATCAACTGTGGAATGTTTAGGTCTGAAACTGGCTTGGCCTTTTGCACATTTATGATTTTCTTCTACCCATTTgttgattctattttctatcatgctGCCAAATAACTTAGCAAACAAAGGATTGATCATTATAGTCCGTTGGAGGGGTTATTGACATCTCCACTTTTGAAAAGAGGTATAGCAAGACTTGTAGTCCAATCTTTAGGAAACCCATGAGGaatgatgttattgaatatttttgcAATATGAGGGGCAAGGACTTTCATGCCCCACTTGAGAAACTCTGCTTGAAGTTCACCTAAGT
This window harbors:
- the LOC131077388 gene encoding nitrogen regulatory protein P-II homolog isoform X2 — encoded protein: MGFPVYIQRSHSTFHALLPPSPAVAKCIQWGRERKAGAKWVTRRMTIHAKTKLQIRALNANTNANEPNSSSSSSSSNSNQLTYVPQADFYKVEAILRPWRISQVTSGLLKIGIRGVTVSDVKGFGSQGGSLERQAGSEFSEDKFVSKVKMEIVVSKDQVEEVIDAIIDEARTGEIGDGKIFVVPVADVIRVRTGERGFKAERMAGGRAELLAGAEEGTVQSNQQ
- the LOC131077388 gene encoding nitrogen regulatory protein P-II homolog isoform X1, which codes for MGFPVYIQRSHSTFHALLPPSPAVAKCIQWGRERKAGAKWVTRRMTIHAKTKLQIRALNANTNANEPNSSSSSSSSNSNQLTYVPQADFYKVEAILRPWRISQVTSGLLKIGIRGVTVSDVKGFGSQGGSLERQAGSEFSEDKFVSKVKMEIVVSKDQVEEVIDAIIDEARTGEIGDGKIFDCLIVCPCEFLIVAVVPVADVIRVRTGERGFKAERMAGGRAELLAGAEEGTVQSNQQ